A single region of the Salvia miltiorrhiza cultivar Shanhuang (shh) chromosome 8, IMPLAD_Smil_shh, whole genome shotgun sequence genome encodes:
- the LOC130999350 gene encoding cytochrome P450 71A1-like, with translation MQFLLILLLALPIILILYFQTHKPKLPPPPPGPPRLLLIGNLHHFDGRSPHTYLHRLSEKYGPVTSLKLGFRRVVVISSADAVKEIMKSHDAVFSSRPALATVRRLTYNYLDVAFSPYNDTWREMRKISTIHLFSTKQVQSFRPVFKDEVSKMMEKIARDAASSAVTDFSETMMSLSSNTICRVAFGKSYGDERYGKNRFYDLLRDAQSLLGGFFMADYFPSLRWIDHLSGMAAKLDKNFQDMDSFYEEVIEEHMNPNRPKSMEGDIVDILLRIKQNGSFSFDLTLDHIKALLMNIIAGGSDTTAAALVWALTALMKKPSSMKKVQAEIRQLAGKKEMIDEEDTEKLPYLRAVVKETLRLYPPAPLLLPRETTKKCRINGYEIEGGSMVYINAWAIARDPATWEDADEFLPERFLEADLDVRGQNPEVIPFGFGRRGCPGIGIAMAEIELALANVLCKFEWELPLGMKEEDIDFEVLPGITMHKKNALRLVPKQVFA, from the exons ATGCAATTTCTTTTGATTTTGCTCTTAGCTCTTCCCATAATCCTCATCCTCTACTTTCAAACACATAAACCAAAACTCCCTCCACCGCCACCGGGCCCGCCGCGGCTGCTGCTCATCGGCAATCTGCACCACTTCGACGGCCGCTCTCCGCACACGTACCTCCACCGCCTCTCGGAGAAGTACGGCCCCGTCACGTCCCTCAAGCTCGGATTCCGGCGAGTCGTCGTGATCTCCTCGGCCGATGCAGTGAAAGAGATCATGAAATCCCACGACGCCGTTTTCTCTAGCCGGCCGGCTCTCGCTACCGTGCGGAGGCTGACATATAACTACCTAGACGTCGCGTTCTCGCCCTACAACGACACGTGgagggagatgaggaagatTTCCACCATCCATCTCTTTAGCACGAAGCAAGTTCAATCTTTCCGCCCCGTTTTCAAAGACGAAGTGTCGAAGATGATGGAGAAGATTGCTCGAGACGCCGCCTCATCGGCCGTCACCGATTTCAGTGAGACGATGATGTCGCTTTCGAGTAACACCATCTGCAGAGTTGCGTTTGGGAAGAGCTATGGAGACGAAAGGTATGGAAAGAATCGTTTCTACGATCTTCTTCGCGACGCTCAGTCGCTTCTCGGAGGCTTTTTCATGGCGGATTACTTCCCTTCGCTTCGATGGATTGATCATCTCTCTGGAATGGCTGCAAAGCTGGACAAGAATTTTCAAGACATGGATTCTTTCTATGAAGAAGTGATTGAAGAGCACATGAATCCAAATAGGCCAAAATCCATGGAAGGAGACATCGTTGATATTTTGCTTAGGATTAAACAAAATGGATCTTTTTCCTTTGATCTTACACTAGACCACATCAAAGCACTACTTATG AACATAATAGCCGGAGGCAGCGACACGACTGCAGCTGCTTTAGTGTGGGCGCTGACGGCGTTGATGAAGAAGCCTTCGTCGATGAAGAAAGTGCAAGCTGAGATAAGGCAGTTGGCCGGAAAGAAAGAGATGATCGACGAAGAAGACACAGAGAAACTGCCATATTTGAGGGCAGTTGTAAAGGAGACTCTGAGATTGTATCCACCAGCTCCACTTTTACTCCCAAGAGAGACTACCAAGAAGTGTAGGATAAATGGTTACGAAATTGAAGGTGGGAGTATGGTGTACATCAATGCTTGGGCTATTGCAAGAGACCCCGCCACGTGGGAAGACGCGGATGAGTTCTTGCCGGAGAGATTCTTGGAGGCTGACCTCGACGTGAGGGGTCAGAATCCGGAGGTGATTCCGTTTGGATTCGGCCGGAGAGGCTGTCCCGGAATAGGTATcgcgatggctgaaatcgaactTGCATTGGCAAATGTTTTGTGCAAGTTTGAATGGGAATTGCCTCTTGGAATGAAGGAAGAGGACATTGATTTCGAGGTTTTACCTGGAATCACAATGCATAAGAAGAATGCTCTTCGCCTTGTTCCTAAACAGGTGTTTGCCTAA
- the LOC130999349 gene encoding cytochrome P450 71A1-like — protein sequence MMSLVLLLALPIIPMIIFYFQTQNPKHANKPHPPGPPRLPFIGNLHHFDGRSPHTYLRRLSEKYGPVTSLKLGFRRVIVISTADAVKEIVKSHDAVFSSRPLLVALRRLTYDGLDVAFSPYNDAWREMRKISTIHLFSAKQVQSFRPVFKDEVSKMMGKIARDAASSAVADLSETMMSLSSNTICRVAFGKSYGDERYGKSRFHDLLRDTQPLLGGFFMADYLPSLRWIDNLSGMAAKLEKNFHEMDSFYEEVIEEHMNPNRPKSMEGDIVDILLGIRENGSLSFDLTLNHIKALLMNIIAGGSDTTAAALVWALTALMKKPSSMKKVQAEIRQLPGEKEMIDEEDIEKLPYLRAVVKETLRLYPPAPVSVPRETTQKCSINGYEIEGGTMVYINVWAIARDPATWEDADEFLPERFLEADLDVSGQNPEVIPFGFGRRGCPGIGIAMAEIELALANVVRKFEWELPVGMKEEDIDFEVLPGMTMHKKNALQLVPKLVI from the exons atgatgtCACTTGTTTTGCTCTTGGCTCTTCCCATAATCCCCATGATCATCTTCTACTTCCAAACACAAAACCCTAAACATGCCAACAAACCCCATCCACCGGgcccaccgcggctgccgttcATCGGCAACCTGCACCACTTCGACGGCCGGTCTCCGCACACGTACCTCCGCCGCCTCTCGGAGAAGTACGGCCCCGTCACATCCCTGAAGCTCGGATTCCGGCGAGTCATCGTAATTTCTACAGCAGATGCAGTGAAAGAGATCGTAAAATCCCACGACGCCGTTTTCTCGAGCCGGCCGCTTCTCGTCGCCCTGCGGAGGCTGACGTACGACGGCCTCGACGTCGCGTTCTCGCCCTACAACGACGCGTGgagggagatgaggaagatCTCCACCATCCATCTCTTTAGCGCGAAGCAAGTTCAATCTTTCCGCCCCGTTTTCAAAGACGAGGTGTCGAAGATGATGGGGAAGATTGCTCGAGATGCCGCCTCCTCCGCCGTCGCCGATTTGAGCGAGACGATGATGTCGCTTTCGAGTAACACCATCTGCAGAGTTGCGTTTGGGAAGAGCTATGGAGATGAAAGGTATGGGAAGAGCCGTTTCCACGATCTTCTTCGCGACACTCAGCCCCTTCTCGGAGGTTTTTTCATGGCGGATTACTTGCCTTCGCTTCGATGGATTGATAATCTCTCTGGAATGGCTGCAAAGTTGGAAAAGAATTTTCATGAAATGGATTCTTTCTATGAAGAAGTGATTGAAGAGCACATGAATCCCAATAGGCCAAAATCTATGGAAGGAGACATCGTTGATATTTTGCTTGGGATTAGAGAAAATGGATCGCTTTCGTTTGATCTTACATTAAACCACATCAAAGCACTACTTATG AATATAATAGCCGGAGGCAGCGACACGACTGCGGCTGCTTTAGTGTGGGCGCTAACGGCGTTGATGAAGAAGCCTTCGTCGATGAAGAAAGTGCAAGCGGAGATAAGGCAGCTGCCCGGAGAGAAAGAGATGATCGATGAAGAAGACATAGAGAAACTCCCATATTTGAGGGCAGTTGTGAAGGAGACTCTGAGATTGTATCCACCAGCTCCAGTTTCAGTCCCAAGAGAGACTACTCAGAAATGTAGCATAAATGGCTATGAAATTGAAGGTGGAACAATGGTGTATATCAATGTGTGGGCTATTGCAAGAGACCCCGCCACGTGGGAAGACGCGGATGAGTTCTTGCCGGAGAGATTCTTGGAGGCTGACCTCGACGTGAGTGGTCAGAATCCGGAGGTGATTCCGTTTGGATTCGGCCGGAGAGGCTGTCCCGGGATCGGAATcgccatggctgaaatcgagcTTGCATTGGCAAATGTTGTGCGCAAATTTGAATGGGAATTGCCTGTTGGGATGAAGGAAGAAGACATTGATTTCGAGGTTCTGCCCGGAATGACGATGCATAAGAAGAATGCTCTTCAACTTGTTCCTAAACTCGTGATTTAG